The Portunus trituberculatus isolate SZX2019 chromosome 49, ASM1759143v1, whole genome shotgun sequence genome contains a region encoding:
- the LOC123499286 gene encoding protein IQ-DOMAIN 14-like, which translates to MPCCRTSYSPPLSHRRLATAPFTLSSSYLPAHLPSSALSPPTYNPATAQPQPSHPPTHTALPPPDPPGAGLCGRAERRVFLSVPACSCPLRLSCSGPPPASLLADTVQDSKVQVTQRFRAGEEGNQSRRKGEGVLTSECHGGGQSHLTSEGTRGGHLAGPPLAPPITAHTLPPHHPSLPSLASLSPHHPLLLLPRLPAPSLLPSLPPILCQTPQITSLTPPSPFLVKPLPTPCLLLLSLPPSLPSVTAPCLQFLVTACTARRTTPPRALCAAPRPDPPQIKHYPASRRRQKPTKAPQGHTGGSYRCSDVACMKNCSQICIV; encoded by the exons ATGCCTTGCTGCCGTACATCCTATTCCCCTCCACTCTCACACCGTAGACTAGCCACTGCTCCTTTCACCCTTTCATCCTCTTATCTACCCGCCCACCTCCCGTCCAGCGCCCTCTCACCACCCACCTACAACCCAGCCACAGCTCAGCCACagcccagccacccacccacccacactgcACTTCCACCCCCTGACCCGCCCGGTGCTGGCTTG TGTGGGAGGGCTGAGAGGCGAGTCTTCCTGAGTGTTCCCGCGTGCTCCTGTCCCCTGCGCCTCTCCTGCTCCGGCCCGCCCCCCGCCTCGCTGCTCGCCGAT ACGGTACAAGATTCAAAGGTTCAAGTAACTCAAAGGTTCAG agcgggggaggaggggaatcaGAGCCGGCGGAAGGGGGAGGGTGTTCTGACCAGCGAGTGTCACGGCGGCGGCCAATCCCATCTGACCTCTGAGGGCACGCGTGGTGGACACCTGGCCGGCCCGCCCCTCGCTCCACCCATCACTGCCCACACCTTGCCGCCCCACCACCCCTCACTGCCCAGCCTCGCCTCCCTGTCCCCTCACCACCCCTTACTGCTCCTACCTCGCCTCCCTGCCCCCTCACTCCTTCCATCATTGCCCCCTATTCTCTGCCAGACCCCCCAAATTACCAGCTTAACACCCCCGTCCCCCTTCCTGGTCAAGCCACTGCCCACaccttgcctcctccttctctccctccctccctccctgccgtcCGTCACTGCCCCCTGCCTTCAGTTCCTGGTCACtg CATGCACCGCCCGCCGCACTACACCGCCCCGAGCCCTGTGTGCCGCGCCCCGCCCTGACCCGCCGCAGATAAAGCACTACCCAGCCAGCAGGAGGCGTCAGAAGCCCACCAAGGCACCGCAGGGCCACACGGGCGGGTCTTACCGGTGTTCGGACGTCGCCTGCATGAAGAACTGCTCTCAGATTTGCATAGTTTAA